TAACGTGCCCCTATTGGACTTTTATCCTTTTGATTTCAGGCTTAGCTTGGCGGCTGGCTATTAGTTTCCTCGCTACGCTTAGCCTTACTCCTCAAATACCTTTACCCCGTTGGTGTTAATGGTCGTTACGTAGGTGTGGTAGTCGATGCCGAGGCGGGTGAACACCTCTGCCATCACCGCCTCTACCCTGTGGGCGGTTGCCTCGTCCTTGCTCAGCATAAAGATGGATGGGCCCGAACCCGATATGCCGCCACCTAGTGCTCCTGCCTCCTTGCACCGCGCCTTCACCTCGTCGAAACCGGGAATTAGGATGCTGCGGATGGGTTCGATGATGACATCCTCCAGCGAGCGTCCCAGCAGGTCATAGTCCTTTTTGAGCAACCCGGCTACCAATCCGGCAACGTTGCCCCATTGCTTTATGGCATCCTTTAGCTCTACCTGATGCTTTAGTATCTTGCGGGCATTCTCGGTTTTTACCTCTATCTGCGGATGCACCACGGTGACGTGTAGCGCTGGCGATGACAGCTGCACCACATCGAGCGGAAAGATGGAGCGGATAAGCGTAACCCCACCAAGTATGCATGGGGTGATGTTGTCGGCATGCTTTACGCCGCTGGCCACCTTCTCGCCGCACATGGCAAAGCGCACCAGATCGTCGGAGGAGAATCTATTCCCCAGCAAATAGTTTGCGCCAACCACCGCTCCGGCTGCGCTAGCCGCGCTGGAGCCGATTCCGCTGCCCGGCTTGATGTTCTTCTTGATCTCCACCTCGAAGCCAACCGATCCATCCAGCTCATCCATCAGCGCAAGGAGTGCTGCCCCAGCTACGTTGTCGGGCGGATTGGTGGGTAGGTTGTAGTCATCCTTATTGATGATGCGGATGATGGGCTCGTTGATGAGGCGGAGCGCCATCTCGTCGTAGGGTGCCTCGAGGGCAAAGCCCAGTATATCGAATCCGCACACCATGTTGGCTACCGTTGCTGGTGCGTGGACTTTTACCTGTTTTACCATTTACTGCTTGTTGTTTGTCTCGTTTGTATTCGTTATCGGCTAAACCCTTGCGGCTCTAATGATGTCGGAGAAGATACCCGAGGCGGTAACCTCGGCACCTGCACCTGCACCCTTTACCACCAGCGGCTGCTCCTTGTAGCGGTCGGTGAAGAAGAGCACGGCGTTGTCTTTCCCATCGAGGTTGTAGAAGTCGCTTGTTGGGCTAACGGCCTGCAGGCCTACCGATGCCTTGTTGTCCTTAAGCGTTGCGATGTACTTTAGGCGTTTCCCTTCGGCCTGTGCCTTTTCGAGCAGCGCTTTGAAGTGGTCCTCGTGCATGGCAACCTCGCCGTAGAAGCTGGCGATATCGCCCTCCATGCACGACTCGGGCAGGAATCCTGCGTTCGATATCTGCTCCATTTCAAGCACACGACCCGACTCGCGGGCAAGGATTAGTATCTTTCGCATCACATCGGTTCCGCTCAGATCGAGGCGTGGATCGGGCTCGGTGTAGCCCTCGTCCTGCGCCTGCTGCACCACCTCGGCAAACGAGCGGGTGCCGTCGTACTTGTTGAATACGAAGTTGAGGGTTCCCGAAAGCACCGCCTGTATGGTGTTAACCCTGTCGCCGCTGCGCAGCAGGTCGTTGAGGGTGTTGATTACGGGCAGTCCAGCGCCAACGTTGGTCTCGAACAGGAACTGGGCGTTGAACTTCCGGGCAAGGCTCTTCAGCTCTGAGTATTCGCTGTAGGCCGACGAGCAGGCAATCTTGTTGCAGGTTACTACCGAGATGCTCCGCTTTAGGAACTGCTTGTAGGTTTTGGCAATAACATGGCTGCCCGTGTTGTCTACGAAGATGGAGTTGCGCTTGTTCATGGCAACCGCCATCTCGATAAACTTATCGAGGCTCATTGTCGATCCTGCGCCTAACTTCTCCTTCCAGCTGTCGAGGCATATACCATCCTCGTCGAAGTGCATCTGGCGGCTATTGGCAACGCCAATCATCCTAACCTGAAGCTTCAGCTGCTCCTGCAGGTACTCCTGCTGATGCCTTAGCTGCTCGATGAGGCGGCTGCCCACATTCCCAACGCCCACCACAAACAGGTTGATCTGCTTGTACGAGGTCTCGAAGAAACTTTCGTGAAGCACGTTCAGCGCCTTTCGTAGGTCGGAGGTTGCTATTACGGTGGAGATATTTCTTTCGGATGATCCTTGGGCAATGGCCCTAACGTTAATGCCGTTGCGCCCCAAGGCCCCAAACATTCTTCCGCTGATGCCGGGCTGGTTTACCATGCTGTTGCCTACGAGGGCCACCACCGAGAAATCGCGCTCGCTCTTTATGGGGTACACCACGCCTTCGGCAATCTCGCTGTGGAATGCCTGGTTAACGGCATTCACGGCGCGGTACTCGTCGTTTTCGCTGATGGCAACGCATATCGAGTGCTCCGAAGAGCCCTGAGTAATTAGGATAACGTTTACGCCCTCGCCGGCTAGGGCGGCAAAGAGGCGCTTCGAGAAGCCCGGAATGCCAACCATCCCTGCACCTTCGAGGCTGAGCAGCGCAATGCTGCTGATGCTCGATAGCCCGCTTATCTTCTCGCTTCCGTCGTGTGCGGAGTCGGTAATCAGCGTGCCATGATCGGTGGGGGCAAAGGTGTTCTTTATCCATAGCGGAATCTTCTTGCGCATTACCGGCTGCACGGTTGGAGGATAGAGCACCTTGGCGCCAAAGTGCGACAGCTCCATGGCCTCCTGGTACGAGATGCTCTCTATGGGCTTGGCGTTGCGCACCTGGCGGGGGTCGGCGGTCATCATGCCGCTAACGTCGGTCCATATCTCCAGGCGGCTAACGTTTAGGGCAGCCGCAAGTATGGCTGCGGTATAGTCCGATCCGCCACGGCCTAGGGTGGTGGTGTTGCCAAAGTCGTCGGAGGCAACAAAGCCGGGAAGTATGGCTATCCGCTCGTCTGTGGCCTCGAAGCGCTTTCGGATAAGCTTATTCGTTACCGAGAAGCTGACCGCAGCGTGGCCAAACTTGCTGTTGGTCTTTATCAGCTCGCGGCTGTCGATCCACGCGTGGGCGATGCCATCGGCCTCCATCTTTGCCGAGATGATGCGCGAGGTGATCAGCTCACCAAACGAAACCAGCCGATCGGAGATGCGCGGCGACATCTCCTGCAGCACAAACACCCCGTTGCAGATCTCCTCGATGGCGTTTATCTGCTGCTTCACCATGCTTAGCGTGGCGCTTTGGGTGGTGATGGGCAGCATGTGGCGCACGTACTCGAGAAAGCGGTTCTCGATCTCGGCAATAATCTGCTTGTACTCCTCGCTCTGCACCGTTGCCAGCCGGCCGGCCATCAGCAGCATGTCGGTTATTCCGCCCATGGCCGAAACTACAAAGGCGGTGGGCCGCTTTTCGGCCGACTGCTTGACGATGCTTAGCACCGCATCTACGCTTTGTGGAGTTGCTACCGAGCTACCTCCAAACTTCAAGACTCTCATATGTTAGTATATTAATTGCTCAACTGGAAGTTAAACCTCTACTTCTCCCCGTAGAGGCTACCATTAAATGGTCTGTGGATTATATGGAACAACGCAACCCCTTACAGGGTTGTAATTGTAGCTGTGGTAATAGTAGTAGTAGGGCATAGCCCAGTACCAATACCAGCAATAGCAAGCGCAGCCACCGATTGTGGCAGGATAGGAGTTGAGGCGATATGTGATAAAATCTGCTTCAAGCGTTTGCTCTTTATTTTGACTTTGGGCAATATCAAAAAAAATATCTACCGACAGCTCGGTTTGATGCTTCTTTTCGTTCTATTTAATAGTAAAGGATCAGGCGTTTGCATATTGGCTATCTTACACATTTAGCCGTTTGGGCGCCTTTGGGGTAAGGATGTTGCCGTAGAGCCCCCTGGTATGCATCGAGCCCTTTTGCCGTAGGCGTAAAATGCTGGAGATGTGTAAGCGGAGTGCTTGGGCGGGCGTTTATGGGTTGTGCACAGGGACAAGAAGATGGTTGTATCTTTCTATACTTTAGAAAGAAAAGAATAGGGTATGGCAATGTTACATGATTGATGCGGCTAATCCTGTTTGGCGAAGCCTCTTGCCCATAGCCGTCAAACTAAGGTTCTTTCTCAATACTCAATACATATTCATGGCTCGTTATCCTCCCGCTTAGGCGGGAGGGCAGGGGGTGGGTTTACTCGTTTAGATCAACATTTTACTTCACTTAGCGTCCTTAACCCACCCCTACCCCTCCCAAGGAGGGGATAAACAGTTTCAATCATGCGCTGGTACTTAATTTCTATCCTTTTCTTTCAAAAGATATAACTCTATCATCCGCTTAGCTTGTGTCTTCTCTACTTCCGCTCTATTTTCTTTAGTAGCTCTAGTAGGTAGATCTTGTTTTCGAGGTTAACCTTTACCTTATAGTTGATGTAAACCTGCTGCAAAAAAACTATTGCCATTATTATAAAGACACCGGCCCTATTCAGGTCCACCGATTCGAGCATGTCGAAGTATTTCTGTAAGGATATCACCACTAGGACTGATGCTATTACGATTGCCATTACCCTGTAAAGCTGAAAGCCTCGGGTTACCTTCTTTAGTACTGCCGTAAGGGTGTCGATGTCTTCGCTTAGCAAGCCCTCGAACTGTAGCTTTCCCCAGTAGTTGGTAAATGCTCGGTTTGTTTTTTGTATCTGATTCCTGATGTCTTCCTTTACGTACTCCATAATCTATTTTTTTTATCGGGATTCATTTATGCGGTACTGCTGCTCAGCGGAGGCGTAGCAAATGGCAGGCTGCATCGGTAATGCTGCAGCTAATGTCTGCTTGGGTTTCTTGGTTATAGTGTTTTTAGGGTCTTCTGATTGTTTCGAAGCATTAAAATCGCTTTCTCTGCTCTGGTTTGTCTAGTTGCTGCTTGCTTTGCAGAGCCTACCCAATCGCAATACCCCTTCTTATACGAATTAGCCAACGAGTTAAAGAATTCTTGTGCTTGTGAGTCGTTGTCGAGTAGCTTTTGAAGCTCTTCTGGAACTCCATCAGTGTGATTTCCTTTTTCCATCATAGTATTATGTCTTAATCGGTTTTATGGTTTTATCTCAGCTAAGCGTAGGCTCTGCCTACGCTTTTGGACCTTACGGCCTCCGGCCGTATTTTATAGGCTAGAAGACTGGTTACCCGAGCGGAGCGAGGACGCTCCGCTCAGCATGGGGATTATACTTCGGTTAGCGAAGGGCGCTACATGCTGCTTAAACCCCTATTTATTAGGCTCAGTTATCTTTTTTCTTTTTATATCTTCTTCAATATTGGTTTTCTTGATAATAAGTTTTTCGATTTCTTTATTAAGTTTGTCCACGTCACCCAAAAGTTTTTCTTTCTCAACTCTAAGTTTATTTATATCCACTTGTTCTTTGGATATTATTTTCTCAATCTTAATTTGATTTTGTTTTAATGACTTCTCTAATTCGATAGCAGATTCATTTAGAGCGAGGATTTCAACTTCGATTTTTTTCTTTTCTTTCTTCAAATCTTGAATTATCTCACGTGCAATTTCTTGTTCAATATTATACTCTTCCAATTGTTGGAGTGTAATCTTTAATTCATTGTCTTTCTCGTTTAATATTTCGCTAATCGCTTTTAAACGTTTATTTTTGGTCTTCAGGAGATTTTCGACAATGTCTTTTATTGATTTTGCGACTTCATTTAGAGCGATTTCTGAGTTTTCCCAATGAGTAGAAGTTATCGGTTTTCCATTTTGAGGTAGTCCTTGTATTTTTGAAAAAGGTAAGTCTGACCAGTCACATGGGTTGAGAATTATCGGAATAATTACAGCATCACCCTTTTCGTGTCTGCTTATTGCTTTCGTCATCTCTACATCATAACAATAATCAGAAGCTATAAAATCAGCACTAATTAACAGCAAAACAATATCTGCTTTTGATAAATTAGTGTCAATTTCTTTTTCCCACTCTTTACCGGCATCAATCTTTCCATCATACCATGTATTTACGTAATTTTTTCTTTTTAGCCCACTTAAATGTTTATCCAGTCGGTCTCTTAGAGCAGAGTCTTCCCGTGAATATGCGAAAAAGATATTAATATGAACTTCTTCAGTTGTATTGATTTTATTCATGAAATTATTAGTGTTTAATTTGATTGTCGGTTTTTTAAAAAAAATGAGCCTAACTCGTTTGTATGTCTGACTTTATAAGACATATCTAACTAATTTTTGGAGAGTATGTCTGATTGGTGCCAGTCTTATCTATTATAACCGTATGCTAAGGTCCCAATATTGGGCGCAAACGAAATGCTCCAATAACATATCTGTTTGCAGAGGGTTATTGCTATACGAGTAGGCTTGCTAAAGTAGCAACTTTCCTGTGTTGTTGTGCTTTTATCCGTAGGAATTCGTTGCTGGTAGGCATTCTTGCCCCAAAATGGCTAAAGCTTCAGGGTCGAAGGCCGAAGCTTCGGGTAAAAAGGCTGAAACTTCAGGGTCGGAGGTCGAAGCTTTGGGTAAAGAGGCTAAAGCTTCAGGTAAAAAGGTTGAAGCTTCAGGGTCGGAAGGCGAAGCTTTGGGTAAAAAGGCTGAAGCTTCAGGGTCGGAAGGCGAAGCTTCGGGTAGAAAGGCTGAAGCTTCGGGGTCGGAGGCCGAAGCTTGGGGGTAATTAGGCGAAGCTTCAGGGTCGGAAGGCGAAGCTTCGGGTAAAAAGGCTGAAGCTTCAGGGTCGGAGCTCGAAGCTTCGGGGTAAAAGGCTGAAGCTTCAGGGGCGAAGCTCGAAGCTTGGCGCTTTTCTAACAAAATGCACCGTCTACCAGTGGTAAGCGGTGCAATCACTTAAAATAAAGGGGAGCATTTACTTCTTTTCGGCGTCTTTTGCGGCTGCCTTTTTCTCCTTGTTGGCCTTTCGCTGTTCAGGACGTGCAAACAAAGGGCTAACCCTTTCGAAAATGGCCTGCGCCTTAGGATCGTTCTTTACGGCAAAGCGCTTAACGGAGCTGTAGTAGTCCATGCAGGCATCAAAGGCCTCGCTTCCGGCAACAATAACGGTGTCGTCGACCATCCGCTGGAGGTTGTTGATGCTTAGGGATACCGTCGAGAGCTCGGATAGCACCTTAAAATCCTTGTTAACCTCCTCTAGCGAAAACATTGGTGGAGCGTACTCAGGTGCCACGTTCATCTCGGTAGTGATGCTGCTCACCTTGCCGGTGTTTCGGCTGCCCAAGCGTGGCAGCTCTTCGCGTCTGGCATCCGACAGCTCTACGCAGTAAGGTTTCAGCTCGGTGTGGCACTCCAGCAGCTTTGCCTTAACCTTGTCGATTACTTCTTGAGGAATTACTTTTGAATAGTCGTTTTTCATGGGCTGTTGTTTTTTCTTTGTGGATGTTAAAATACTTATCGAATGCTAAAATAATGAATTTTTAATTCATCCTAATAAATCGCTACGGATTTTGAAATAAAATACAGCTGATCCTATCAAATCGTAAGGCTTTCGTGGGGAAAATCCGAAAAGGGCTAATCCTTCGGGTGGGAGAGGGGGCAAAAAAAAAGCGCAGCCCTAGGGCCACGCTGGTATTTTATGCGATCGGAATATCCTACTCGCTGTTTCCTGCTTCCTCGCCTACGGCTTTTGCACCGCGATGATGGTGTCGTAGAGCTTTTGCAGCACCGCATCCTTGTCCTCGGTGCTGAAGCACTTCCCGAGGTAGAGCACAAACTGCGCCGATTTCGACTTCAGCTGGCCATCCTTGTAGAACTTCACCATGGGCTGCGCGCCAATGATGTTAAGGGTGATGGAGCTAACGTTGTAGTCCTCGCGGAAGAGCATGAAGCCCGACTTGTCGACCTCCTTGAGCGGGATCTCCCACTTGTAGCTGTACTTGGCGGGCGATTGGCCGAGGTACACCACCAGCGATGTAGTGGCGGTATCGAATGCGGCCCTGTAGGCCATGGTGTTGAGGCTGCTGTCGCTGCTACAGCTGTTTATCAGCTCTATGGCTGGCTGGATAATGGTGGCTGGCGAGGGCTTGGGCTGGTTGGGGAGCGTTGGGCGGCATCCTACGGCAAGTACTACCACCGCCGCTATTGCGTATAGCGTCTTCATCATTCGATTTTTTTCAGATTTATCGTCATCAAAAGTAGCACAATATGCGTAAACGGGAAACCCTAAAGCATCAAAACCTGCTAGCACCGTGGGGTGGTAGCAGGTTTCTTGCAAGCTTCGATGAAGGTTTATAAAAGTTATTTCCTCGTAGTTGTGCAGGAAAGCTCCTGCAGTTTCGAGATGGGGCAAATATAGGAAT
This window of the uncultured Acetobacteroides sp. genome carries:
- a CDS encoding TIR domain-containing protein — its product is MNKINTTEEVHINIFFAYSREDSALRDRLDKHLSGLKRKNYVNTWYDGKIDAGKEWEKEIDTNLSKADIVLLLISADFIASDYCYDVEMTKAISRHEKGDAVIIPIILNPCDWSDLPFSKIQGLPQNGKPITSTHWENSEIALNEVAKSIKDIVENLLKTKNKRLKAISEILNEKDNELKITLQQLEEYNIEQEIAREIIQDLKKEKKKIEVEILALNESAIELEKSLKQNQIKIEKIISKEQVDINKLRVEKEKLLGDVDKLNKEIEKLIIKKTNIEEDIKRKKITEPNK
- the thrA gene encoding bifunctional aspartate kinase/homoserine dehydrogenase I, whose product is MRVLKFGGSSVATPQSVDAVLSIVKQSAEKRPTAFVVSAMGGITDMLLMAGRLATVQSEEYKQIIAEIENRFLEYVRHMLPITTQSATLSMVKQQINAIEEICNGVFVLQEMSPRISDRLVSFGELITSRIISAKMEADGIAHAWIDSRELIKTNSKFGHAAVSFSVTNKLIRKRFEATDERIAILPGFVASDDFGNTTTLGRGGSDYTAAILAAALNVSRLEIWTDVSGMMTADPRQVRNAKPIESISYQEAMELSHFGAKVLYPPTVQPVMRKKIPLWIKNTFAPTDHGTLITDSAHDGSEKISGLSSISSIALLSLEGAGMVGIPGFSKRLFAALAGEGVNVILITQGSSEHSICVAISENDEYRAVNAVNQAFHSEIAEGVVYPIKSERDFSVVALVGNSMVNQPGISGRMFGALGRNGINVRAIAQGSSERNISTVIATSDLRKALNVLHESFFETSYKQINLFVVGVGNVGSRLIEQLRHQQEYLQEQLKLQVRMIGVANSRQMHFDEDGICLDSWKEKLGAGSTMSLDKFIEMAVAMNKRNSIFVDNTGSHVIAKTYKQFLKRSISVVTCNKIACSSAYSEYSELKSLARKFNAQFLFETNVGAGLPVINTLNDLLRSGDRVNTIQAVLSGTLNFVFNKYDGTRSFAEVVQQAQDEGYTEPDPRLDLSGTDVMRKILILARESGRVLEMEQISNAGFLPESCMEGDIASFYGEVAMHEDHFKALLEKAQAEGKRLKYIATLKDNKASVGLQAVSPTSDFYNLDGKDNAVLFFTDRYKEQPLVVKGAGAGAEVTASGIFSDIIRAARV
- a CDS encoding YdeI/OmpD-associated family protein — translated: MMEKGNHTDGVPEELQKLLDNDSQAQEFFNSLANSYKKGYCDWVGSAKQAATRQTRAEKAILMLRNNQKTLKTL
- a CDS encoding homoserine kinase encodes the protein MVKQVKVHAPATVANMVCGFDILGFALEAPYDEMALRLINEPIIRIINKDDYNLPTNPPDNVAGAALLALMDELDGSVGFEVEIKKNIKPGSGIGSSAASAAGAVVGANYLLGNRFSSDDLVRFAMCGEKVASGVKHADNITPCILGGVTLIRSIFPLDVVQLSSPALHVTVVHPQIEVKTENARKILKHQVELKDAIKQWGNVAGLVAGLLKKDYDLLGRSLEDVIIEPIRSILIPGFDEVKARCKEAGALGGGISGSGPSIFMLSKDEATAHRVEAVMAEVFTRLGIDYHTYVTTINTNGVKVFEE